The following coding sequences are from one Panicum hallii strain FIL2 chromosome 5, PHallii_v3.1, whole genome shotgun sequence window:
- the LOC112894354 gene encoding transcription factor DIVARICATA-like — MMRETYMEVLPPMDHIASRNSWYHPAVRIWTAEENKQFERALAGLDLRCPDWEQVARAIPGRTVREVVHHFKSLEVDVQQIENGMVPFPFYGGGGAAGSFTLQWDGNGGGGPGDFRHGYRFGGGCGKRHPGRTPEQERKKGVPWTEEEHKLFLLGLKKYGKGDWRNISRNFVQTRTPTQVASHAQKYFIRLNSGGKDKRRSSIHDITTVNLTDDRPPSPSQSSLITNQSNTSAPTTAVGQFSLTADVKQHSTANLPFNSPSRTPVMPTFGMGLQDQGLQCGPLHDQLVGNQSMLF; from the exons aTGATGCGCGAAACGTATATGGAGGTGCTGCCGCCGATGGACCACATAGCCTCGCGGAACAGCTGGTATCATCCGGCTGTGCGCATCTGGACGGCGGAGGAGAACAAGCAGTTCGAGCGGGCGCTCGCCGGGCTCGACCTGCGCTGCCCGGACTGGGAGCAGGTGGCGCGGGCCATCCCCGGCAGAACGGTCCGCGAGGTCGTCCATCACTTCAAGAGCCTCGAGGTCGACGTCCAGCAGATCGAGAACGGCATGGTGCCCTTCCCGttctacggcggcggcggcgccgccggctcGTTCACCCTGCAGTGGGACGgtaatggcggcggcggccccgggGACTTCAGGCACGGGTACCGGTTCGGCGGAGGCTGCGGGAAGCGGCACCCCGGCCGCACGCCGGAGCAGGAGAGGAAGAAGGGCGTGCCatggaccgaggaggagcacaA GTTGTTTCTCTTGGGCCTCAAGAAGTATGGCAAGGGGGATTGGAGGAACATATCCCGCAACTTCGTTCAGACCAGGACACCTACTCAAGTTGCcagtcatgcgcagaagtactTCATCAGGCTCAACTCCGGAGGCAAGGATAAGAGGAGATCAAGCATTCATGACATCACAACTGTTAACTTGACGGATGACCGGCCTCCCTCGCCATCACAATCCTCTCTGATCACCAACCAGTCGAACACATCAGCTCCAACCACAGCAGTTGGCCAGTTCTCATTGACAGCAGACGTCAAGCAGCATAGCACTGCGAATTTGCCCTTCAATTCACCAAGCCGGACTCCTGTGATGCCAACTTTCGGGATGGGTTTGCAAGATCAAGGTCTGCAGTGTGGCCCTCTACATGATCAGCTGGTTGGCAACCAGAGCATGCTGTTTTAG
- the LOC112894401 gene encoding protein NRT1/ PTR FAMILY 8.1-like: MGEVADMYTQDGTVDMKGNPAVKKGTGNWRACPYILANECCERLAYYGMSTNLVNYMKTRLGQGNSVAANNVTNWSGTCYITPLIGAFLADAYMGRYWTIASFMIIYIIGLALLTMASSVKGLVPSCDGSGTCHPTEPQTAAVFVALYLIALGTGGIKPCVSSFGADQFDENDEREQKSKSSFFNWFYFSINIGALVASTVLVYVQTHVGWGWGFGIPAVVMAIAVVSFFIGTPLYRHQRPGGSPITRIAQVLVASARKWSVAVPADKAQLHETLDKESGIEGSRKLEHTDQFGCLDKAAVVTAEDSAAASPWRLCTVTQVEELKSVVRLLPIWATGIVFAAVYGQMSTMFVLQGNTLDQRMGPRFSIPSATLSMVDTISVIIWVPIYDRVIVPAVRSVTGRPRGFTQLQRMGIGLVISIFSMVAAGVLDIVRLRAVARHGLYGDKDTVPISIFWQVPQYFIIGCAEVFTFVGQLEFFYDQAPDAMRSLCSALSLTTVALGNYLSTVLVTIVTRITTRHGRLGWIPDNLNRGHLDYFFWLLAVLSLLNFLVYLLMAKWYRYKKTAEYPDAKGERNQEH, encoded by the exons ATGGGAGAGGTCGCAGACATGTACACCCAGGACGGGACCGTCGACATGAAGGGGAACCCGGCCGTGAAGAAGGGCACCGGCAACTGGCGGGCCTGCCCCTACATCCTCG CGAATGAGTGCTGCGAGAGGCTGGCGTACTACGGCATGAGCACCAACCTGGTGAACTACATGAAGACCCGACTCGGCCAGGGGAACTCCGTCGCCGCCAACAATGTCACCAACTGGAGCGGAACGTGCTACATCACGCCACTCATCGGCGCATTCTTGGCTGATGCCTACATGGGGAGATACTGGACAATTGCCAGCTTCATGATCATCTACATCATT GGCCTGGCGTTGCTGACGATGGCGTCGTCAGTAAAGGGGCTGGTGCCGTCGTGCGACGGCAGCGGGACGTGCCACCCGACGGAGCCGCAGACGGCGGCAGTGTTCGTGGCGCTGTACCTCATCGCGCTGGGCACGGGCGGGATCAAGCCCTGCGTGTCGTCCTTCGGCGCCGATCAGTTCGACGAGAACGACGAGAGGGAGCAGAAGAGCAAGAGCTCCTTCTTCAACTGGTTCTACTTCTCCATCAACATCGGCGCGCTGGTGGCGTCGACGGTGCTGGTGTACGTGCAGACGCACGTCGGCTGGGGCTGGGGCTTCGGCATCCCCGCCGTGGTGATGGCCATCGCCGTCGTCAGCTTCTTCATCGGCACGCCGCTGTACCGGCACCAGCGCCCCGGGGGCAGCCCGATCACGCGCATCGCGCAGGTGCTCGTCGCGTCGGCGCGCAAGTGGAGCGTGGCCGTGCCCGCGGACAAGGCGCAGCTGCACGAGACGCTGGACAAGGAGTCCGGCATCGAGGGTAGCCGCAAGCTCGAGCACACCGACCAGTTCGGCTGCCTCGACAAGGCGGCCGTGGTGACGGCCGAGGACAGCGCGGCGGCGAGCCCGTGGCGGCTGTGTACGGTGACCCAGGTGGAGGAGCTCAAGAGCGTGGTGCGGCTGCTGCCCATCTGGGCGACCGGGATCGTGTTCGCGGCGGTGTACGGGCAGATGAGCACCATGTTCGTGCTGCAGGGCAACACCTTGGACCAGCGCATGGGCCCCAGGTTCAGCATCCCCTCGGCGACGCTCTCCATGGTCGACACCATCAGCGTCATCATCTGGGTCCCCATCTACGACCGCGTCATCGTGCCCGCGGTGCGCTCCGTGACGGGGCGCCCGCGCGGGTTCACGCAGCTGCAGCGCATGGGCATCGGCCTCGTCATCTCCATCTTCTCCATGGTGGCCGCGGGCGTGCTGGACATCGTGCGGCTGCGCGCCGTGGCGCGGCACGGGCTGTACGGCGACAAGGACACGGTGCCCATCTCCATCTTCTGGCAGGTCCCGCAGTACTTCATCATCGGGTGCGCGGAGGTGTTCACCTTCGTGGGGCAGCTGGAGTTCTTCTACGACCAGGCGCCCGACGCCATGCGGAGCCTGTGCTCGGCGCTGTCGCTCACCACCGTGGCGCTGGGCAACTACCTCAGCACGGTGCTGGTGACCATCGTGACGCGCATCACCACCAGGCACGGCAGGCTCGGGTGGATCCCGGACAACCTCAACCGCGGCCACCTCGACTACTTCTTCTGGCTGCTCGCCGTGCTCAGCCTCCTCAACTTCCTTGTCTACCTGCTCATGGCCAAGTGGTACAGGTACAAGAAGACGGCGGAATACCCGGACGCCAAAGGGGAGCGCAACCAAGAGCACTGA
- the LOC112892811 gene encoding classical arabinogalactan protein 9-like, translated as MAGHPRATNRRVQSTRPQLVIVAKLKPEHLRFPVTNPHLAPDGCRAPAQLRRPPPPLFGQPVEPDLTPPPANTTHVEIVDDRQRRHWHLPPSLPPFARSHEARVPPCRAPPHALRAPDPATNLAPQANAPASILDSPGHREQVSQAESPAAAPRLHGLQLLLPQPPPPATPPG; from the coding sequence ATGGCAGGCCACCCACGAGCCACCAACCGACGAGTCCAAAGCACGAGGCCGCAGCTGGTCATCGTTGCCAAGCTCAAACCAGAGCACCTCCGATTTCCAGTCACCAACCCCCACCTCGCCCCCGACGGATGCAGAGCCCCTGCACAACTGCGTCGACCGCCACCCCCTCTGTTCGGGCAACCCGTAGAGCCGGACCTAACTCCACCACCAGCGAACACCACGCACGTCGAGATCGTCGACGACCGCCAACGTCGGCATTGGCACCTGCCACCATCGCTGCCGCCCTTCGCTAGAAGCCACGAGGCGCGTGTCCCACCATGTCGGGCGCCGCCCCACGCCCTGAGGGCGCCAGATCCAGCCACGAACCTGGCGCCCCAGGCAAACGCCCCCGCCTCCATCCTCGACAGCCCGGGCCACCGCGAGCAGGTAAGCCAGGCCgagagccccgccgccgccccgcgcctacACGGGCTTCAGCTGCTGCTGCCccagccaccgccgcccgccacgCCTCCTGGCTAG